Proteins from a genomic interval of Acetobacterium woodii DSM 1030:
- a CDS encoding RNA-binding S4 domain-containing protein, translating into MRGENMQIIEINTEFIKIDQLLKYAGIVGNGSDVKFMILDGLIRVNGELCTQRNKKIRDGDLVEIEDYEPLQVKGITTTCLSKR; encoded by the coding sequence ATGCGTGGGGAAAATATGCAAATAATTGAGATTAACACTGAGTTTATAAAAATCGATCAACTGCTTAAATATGCCGGTATTGTTGGCAATGGCAGTGATGTAAAATTTATGATTCTCGATGGATTAATTCGGGTAAATGGAGAGTTATGCACCCAAAGAAATAAAAAAATAAGAGATGGCGATCTTGTTGAAATAGAAGATTATGAACCCTTGCAAGTAAAAGGGATCACAACGACATGTTTATCGAAGCGTTAA
- the recF gene encoding DNA replication/repair protein RecF (All proteins in this family for which functions are known are DNA-binding proteins that assist the filamentation of RecA onto DNA for the initiation of recombination or recombinational repair.), producing MFIEALKLIHYRNYQNECINFKKGINIILGENAQGKTNLIEAMFFLSRGYSHRASSVAELAQWDHDDFFISARVVSEDVKHTLSAKNHLGKRQFLLDEKVKKRDKINGIFNTILFEPDDLKIVKEGPDKRRRFLNQEISGFKPEYHYILRDYEKILNQRNSLLKNINYQPSLITTLDVWDEQIIEMGVRLMNHRIRYLHRLNREANNLHQLLSLGKETLSLFYLNNIIDSLEELSEIKNHYQKRLESSREEDIARGSTSYGPHVDDMIIQINGKDARRYGSQGQQRSAAISLKLSQIEIYYENTGEYPVVLLDDIFSELDEHRRKSILSLLNKTQAFITCTEDSLIDREEKNKNTIVIAQGKVQVSIKKP from the coding sequence ATGTTTATCGAAGCGTTAAAACTGATTCATTACCGTAATTACCAAAACGAATGTATCAATTTTAAAAAAGGAATTAATATTATCTTGGGCGAAAATGCTCAGGGAAAAACAAATCTGATTGAAGCTATGTTTTTTTTATCGCGGGGTTATAGTCATCGTGCTTCAAGTGTGGCAGAACTTGCCCAATGGGATCATGATGATTTTTTTATCAGCGCCCGGGTTGTCAGTGAAGATGTTAAACATACGCTTTCAGCTAAAAATCATTTGGGAAAACGTCAATTTTTATTAGATGAAAAAGTAAAAAAAAGAGATAAAATTAATGGGATTTTTAATACCATTCTTTTTGAACCGGATGATTTAAAGATCGTCAAAGAAGGGCCCGACAAAAGAAGGCGCTTTCTTAATCAGGAGATTTCCGGATTTAAGCCGGAGTATCATTATATTTTAAGAGATTATGAAAAAATATTAAACCAGAGAAACTCTTTATTAAAAAATATTAATTACCAACCCAGTTTAATCACAACCCTTGATGTTTGGGATGAACAGATTATAGAAATGGGCGTTCGACTGATGAATCATCGGATTCGGTATCTGCATCGACTCAATCGGGAAGCGAATAATCTACATCAATTACTAAGTCTTGGTAAAGAAACTCTTTCATTATTTTATCTGAATAATATAATCGATTCACTTGAAGAATTATCAGAAATTAAAAACCATTACCAAAAACGTTTAGAATCCAGTCGAGAGGAAGACATTGCCCGGGGTTCCACGAGTTATGGACCCCATGTCGATGACATGATCATTCAAATTAATGGCAAAGATGCTAGGCGTTACGGATCCCAGGGTCAGCAACGTTCAGCCGCTATTTCCCTTAAATTGTCCCAAATAGAGATATATTATGAAAATACCGGAGAATATCCGGTGGTTCTTTTAGATGATATCTTTTCGGAGTTGGATGAGCATCGAAGAAAAAGTATTCTCTCACTTTTAAATAAAACGCAGGCCTTTATAACCTGTACCGAAGATAGTTTAATCGATCGTGAAGAAAAAAATAAAAACACCATCGTGATCGCGCAGGGAAAGGTCCAAGTATCTATTAAAAAACCATAA